From Rutidosis leptorrhynchoides isolate AG116_Rl617_1_P2 chromosome 3, CSIRO_AGI_Rlap_v1, whole genome shotgun sequence, a single genomic window includes:
- the LOC139896254 gene encoding small ribosomal subunit protein bS21c-like, whose protein sequence is MASSALSNLLSLFTPFKSPPPQQPSKLPPSHISLSTDSKPKDNFTPIAILTHSNSNSNSNSNSNSSSNELMSVVCPSLAYANTLYFRSAYNVQVIVEDNEPEEKLLGRFRREVMKAGVIQEVKRRRYFENKQEEKKRKHREAAKRNRRRRTPFRNPNEDKVEGVNKKREDDGDNWDMPSDSPLN, encoded by the exons ATGGCGTCCTCAGCGCTATCCAATCTCCTATCACTTTTCACACCATTCAaatcaccaccaccacaacaaccttCAAAATTACCACCATCACACATTTCTCTATCAACCGATTCAAAACCTAAAGACAATTTCACTCCAATCGCGATATtaactcattcaaattcaaattcaaattcaaattcaaattcaaattcatcATCAAATGAATTGATGTCGGTGGTCTGTCCGTCGCTAGCGTACGCGAACACGTTGTATTTTAGGTCAGCGTATAACGTGCAGGTGATTGTGGAAGATAATGAACCTGAAGAGAAACTATTGGGAAGGTTTCGAAGGGAAGTAATGAAAGCAGGTGTGATTCAGGAGGTTAAACGACGTCGTTATTTTGAAAATAAACAAGAAGAGAAAAAACGTAAGCATCGTGAAGCTGCTAAACGTAATCGACGCAG ACGTACCCCTTTTAGAAACCCGAATGAAGATAAGGTGGAAGGTGTGAACAAGAAGAGAGAAGATGATGGTGATAACTGGGACATGCCTAGCGACAGTCCTCTAAACTGA